A DNA window from Halorussus sp. MSC15.2 contains the following coding sequences:
- a CDS encoding site-specific integrase yields the protein MSETINWSHHDLDDLEDLYWDEIAPALRRDGCDPHTRPSYKTLADLGYSGISYTLREHHDFTVKEFLTDVVGLDDSTVSSKSPDDYAWQISSTETIDEFEAYLRALDRRRKLADSTLASKRTHLATYAQIYEDLHETSNLLTPLSNPTEQAAETERAYQVVEVLDDKLATDGTKFTYVGTVQGWYDRLDRHGAAAYNPLDGVTTDFGWERAEPDNKALAPSDVRALNNEADTPADRLLLVALAAWGLRSGEVARLHVNQFVGVDSDDPHLEFEERKNGPSTVSLLYGLDAYRERQLELVDDYDEWNGYLFPSTQAETGHIDSDTVRNRFHRLAEQADVRVDGGLPKPHMARRFWYSQYQDALADVLDRLDIIADEQGSSSADVVHQNYLSEEKRREARRPAMKELLADAFGE from the coding sequence ATGAGCGAGACCATCAACTGGAGTCACCACGACCTCGACGATCTCGAAGATCTGTATTGGGATGAAATCGCGCCCGCGTTGCGCCGTGACGGATGCGATCCGCATACTCGGCCGTCCTACAAGACACTCGCCGACCTCGGATACAGCGGTATCAGCTATACTCTTCGCGAACACCACGACTTTACTGTCAAAGAGTTCCTCACCGACGTGGTCGGCCTTGACGACTCCACCGTTTCCAGTAAATCACCGGATGACTACGCCTGGCAGATTTCGTCCACCGAAACCATCGACGAGTTCGAGGCCTACCTCCGCGCACTCGACCGTCGCCGGAAGCTTGCCGACTCCACGCTCGCCTCAAAACGCACCCATCTGGCAACCTATGCTCAAATCTACGAGGACCTCCACGAAACGTCGAATCTCCTCACGCCACTTTCTAATCCAACAGAGCAGGCTGCCGAAACCGAGCGTGCCTACCAAGTTGTGGAGGTCCTCGACGACAAGCTCGCGACTGACGGCACGAAATTCACGTACGTCGGGACGGTCCAGGGCTGGTACGATCGACTCGACCGGCACGGCGCGGCCGCTTACAACCCCTTGGATGGCGTGACGACTGACTTCGGCTGGGAGCGCGCAGAACCCGACAATAAGGCACTAGCGCCTTCGGACGTCCGAGCACTCAACAACGAAGCCGACACGCCTGCGGACCGCCTTCTGCTCGTTGCACTCGCTGCGTGGGGTTTGCGGTCGGGCGAGGTCGCGCGACTCCACGTCAACCAGTTCGTCGGTGTCGACTCCGACGACCCACATCTTGAGTTCGAGGAGCGGAAGAACGGCCCGAGCACGGTCAGCCTTCTTTACGGCTTGGACGCCTACCGAGAGCGCCAGCTCGAACTCGTCGATGACTACGATGAGTGGAATGGCTATCTCTTTCCCTCGACGCAGGCCGAGACTGGCCACATCGATTCGGATACTGTCCGAAATCGGTTCCACCGACTCGCCGAACAGGCTGATGTCCGCGTCGACGGTGGTCTCCCGAAGCCCCACATGGCCCGCCGATTCTGGTATAGCCAGTACCAGGACGCGCTTGCAGACGTGCTTGACCGCCTCGATATCATCGCTGACGAGCAGGGGAGCTCATCCGCGGATGTGGTGCATCAGAACTATCTTTCTGAGGAGAAACGCCGAGAAGCCCGGCGGCCCGCGATGAAGGAGTTGCTCGCGGATGCCTTCGGCGAGTAG
- a CDS encoding BREX system ATP-binding domain-containing protein: MNNSFTISDEQQNYTQYNLQANPFPYSPVPAEDPEIFCGQQHVAEQISSTVSSVLATGKSKHLVVTGKYGNGKSHTLKYTRSLLRDRDDVVVGYVAQPGEGFLDIYHEFMYDLGFNRIQELAYNWLASVARDVTDANPMGAESMRSLIDEGDVLLSDIVPEAIRKLSDITRFADFARAIVHMVYEDTNLYAWQWLTAEGIRYEQRKEMEIHSALDDDTMGVRAFTALKNLLLDLGYTSVFVFVDEFESIARLNSKNEQATLNSIRHLMDQNSSGLCVLFGCAPEVWQDVMSEYHAFSERIGQEVALRPLTSEHLYELVADYLNRERDEPNGEAPIHPFTEESLDMILQRSQGNVRQVLALCSRVLDTAIEDEREVITEEFVQESM; this comes from the coding sequence ATGAACAACTCATTCACCATCAGCGACGAGCAGCAGAACTACACACAGTACAACCTACAGGCGAACCCATTCCCGTACAGTCCCGTCCCAGCAGAAGATCCAGAAATCTTCTGCGGCCAGCAACACGTCGCAGAGCAAATCAGCTCCACAGTCTCATCGGTGCTTGCGACCGGGAAATCCAAACACCTCGTCGTCACCGGAAAATACGGGAACGGGAAGTCCCACACGTTGAAATACACCCGATCGCTGTTACGGGACCGTGACGATGTCGTCGTCGGATACGTTGCTCAACCGGGTGAAGGCTTTCTCGACATCTATCACGAGTTCATGTACGACCTCGGTTTCAACCGCATTCAAGAGTTGGCGTATAACTGGTTAGCCTCGGTCGCGCGTGACGTGACGGACGCGAACCCGATGGGGGCCGAATCAATGCGGTCGCTCATCGACGAAGGTGATGTCTTACTCTCTGATATCGTGCCTGAAGCAATCCGGAAGCTCAGCGACATTACCCGCTTCGCGGACTTCGCTCGGGCGATTGTCCACATGGTCTACGAGGATACGAACCTCTACGCCTGGCAGTGGCTTACCGCAGAAGGAATTCGCTACGAACAACGCAAGGAAATGGAGATCCATAGTGCACTCGACGACGATACAATGGGCGTTCGAGCGTTCACGGCACTCAAAAACCTGCTTCTTGATCTCGGGTACACTAGCGTATTTGTGTTCGTCGATGAATTCGAGAGTATCGCGCGACTCAATTCAAAGAACGAACAGGCCACGCTCAACAGCATCCGCCATCTGATGGACCAGAATAGCTCCGGTCTATGCGTGTTGTTCGGGTGTGCGCCAGAAGTCTGGCAAGACGTCATGAGCGAATATCACGCGTTCAGCGAGCGAATCGGCCAAGAAGTAGCCCTGCGGCCTCTAACGAGCGAACACCTCTACGAATTAGTCGCAGACTACCTCAACAGAGAACGAGACGAACCAAACGGCGAAGCTCCAATACATCCCTTTACTGAGGAGTCACTAGACATGATTCTCCAACGGTCGCAAGGTAACGTCCGTCAGGTCTTGGCTCTCTGTAGCCGGGTACTAGATACCGCTATCGAGGATGAAAGAGAAGTAATCACAGAGGAGTTCGTCCAAGAGAGTATGTGA
- a CDS encoding tRNA-guanine transglycosylase gives MLYRRRELDLPNGNLDTPVLFPVRNLGKRSSDNTPTYVGDIPDFSSAIINARSIRNRDPMWNRLTNGVTLREEMDVPEDTIVFADSGGFDFTSGEVDTTPKETLETQRQLNADIYGTVDVPLSRKNRAAENQDRIEQSIQFALEASDHHDGDSLLLASVHGYDPETIRNNIQHLEKYGDFHGYALGSLVPIRTDYEKVTSLVLAARKATEKHLHVYGLGGLVYQPLLLYLGVDSFDSSAFIRAAGNRNYLIPGFGGEELQNIEEMERLPCPCPICGQRTLDDIRQDRTALTQHNLWALATELRRFRYVAESERDIENYLDLRFRGNEVTQRAYKTAKQQIRRLV, from the coding sequence ATGTTGTACAGAAGGCGCGAACTCGACTTACCCAACGGGAACCTAGACACACCGGTCCTATTTCCCGTCCGGAATCTCGGAAAACGATCGAGTGATAACACTCCAACGTACGTGGGTGATATCCCCGACTTCTCCTCGGCCATCATCAACGCACGGTCGATCCGCAACCGAGACCCAATGTGGAACCGCTTAACGAACGGCGTCACTCTCCGTGAAGAGATGGACGTCCCCGAGGACACCATCGTTTTTGCGGATAGTGGGGGGTTTGACTTCACCAGTGGAGAGGTCGACACTACCCCAAAGGAAACCCTGGAGACCCAACGGCAGTTGAACGCAGACATCTACGGGACGGTCGACGTCCCTCTCTCCAGAAAGAACCGGGCAGCAGAGAACCAAGACCGAATTGAGCAGAGCATCCAATTCGCTTTAGAGGCGAGCGACCACCACGACGGCGATTCCTTACTCCTCGCTAGCGTTCACGGGTACGACCCAGAAACCATTCGGAACAACATCCAGCATCTTGAGAAATATGGTGACTTCCACGGGTATGCTCTCGGAAGTCTCGTGCCAATACGGACCGACTACGAGAAGGTAACGAGTTTGGTACTTGCTGCGAGGAAAGCGACTGAAAAGCATCTGCACGTGTACGGTCTTGGTGGTCTCGTCTATCAACCACTCCTGTTGTATCTGGGAGTCGACAGTTTCGATTCGTCAGCGTTCATACGTGCAGCAGGAAACCGGAATTACCTGATACCTGGATTCGGTGGCGAAGAGTTACAGAACATCGAGGAGATGGAACGACTCCCTTGTCCCTGCCCAATTTGTGGTCAGCGAACGCTAGATGACATCCGCCAAGACCGAACTGCACTTACCCAACACAACCTCTGGGCACTCGCAACCGAACTGCGCCGATTTCGCTATGTCGCCGAGTCTGAGCGCGACATCGAGAACTACCTTGACCTCCGTTTCCGCGGAAACGAGGTGACCCAGCGTGCGTATAAAACCGCGAAACAACAGATTCGGAGGCTCGTATGA
- a CDS encoding DUF6884 domain-containing protein, which translates to MRFYVPEWDDAVDAHYDFEHDELSTLNRQERNLDYIWDIFERDTTPIDGVLISREQVEESNRKAERLAEYGVYDDPVLSIPDWLPTISDCGAWGYKSLPFPPYGNAEMLDFYETLEVTVGVTIDHLVLGSGKDKGRLYLDERAFHSDFKKSDIPDALTDAVDLMTDEWPEKWPVYVDEYEPTIRTEEDADVEPFTAENFQGDIDAVLERLKTDPRAVYRENDAEFRYELTLRNAQEMYDLYHDGDYPFRLMVAIQGWNAESYADAADTVLDIGYNYLGIGGVAGSPIHAVRKIVKGVGKTVKEFEREHDTRVDSHVFGFAKTEGFETVGRSGMTSFDSASMLRSAWTGGQNYRLDADERYDAIRVRYPSNRDTLDEAIEKSLRGRETLVALRAYAADEAITDALQDWRETAGPVLSATRKYLQEHRHDDRYDKSRLRDVEAAFRDHFEYARELQASFSKNLRGKLVKLLRKDDPDSPVPFEDYIELIRTAETVFEKFPRTPDKIQEQAVLRIGLDEFPDENGEVDPYSQILGDVTAVPEFSLFDQIWTVIKDYAKWIGDDQLLEEYQKTLRERPWEKCDCPICAENGVEVCIFRGNDRNRRRGFHNTRRFYDEFADELPKILVATQGTASLIGYDTVEDYLRKEHSDFWEEVHDLPVAEIGVVDAEGIREWWEDTPSTVSFSRISMAENLGRETERYQELILHAPDDDVDERLIDAVEESDCSVQVYEEADAVRESALERCGENYVAGEDFVPHPPELETDDGLDILIIDQCSGSKNTPETAPEFDAEETLQFSRTELLERDDVPGIAARDLYTGRQQEFVKDAVRRLEREDHDVRRYFISAGFGLVEETESLPPYEVTFSSMNVSEIRERSAQLRIREDLEQVMAESDYNVVFFTLGKDYYTSIDIDEMVQDVPADRIGVVFNRELVDEQFDNIVSVPARTDDAEKHGTIVVGLKGLYMENFARRIDSISRLQPETIEKLCRRVDKEPSQVTLGND; encoded by the coding sequence GTGAGATTCTACGTTCCTGAGTGGGATGATGCGGTCGACGCTCACTACGACTTCGAGCACGATGAACTCTCTACGCTTAATCGGCAGGAGCGCAATCTCGACTACATCTGGGACATCTTCGAGCGGGACACAACGCCTATCGACGGCGTGCTTATCTCGCGCGAACAAGTGGAAGAGTCGAACCGGAAGGCCGAACGCCTCGCCGAGTATGGCGTCTACGACGATCCGGTTCTCTCTATCCCTGACTGGTTACCAACGATTAGTGACTGTGGCGCATGGGGGTACAAGTCTCTCCCCTTCCCTCCGTACGGAAACGCCGAGATGCTGGACTTCTACGAAACACTCGAAGTTACGGTCGGAGTGACGATAGACCATCTCGTTCTAGGATCTGGAAAGGATAAAGGGCGTCTCTATCTTGACGAGCGAGCCTTCCACTCAGACTTCAAAAAGAGCGATATTCCCGATGCACTGACCGACGCTGTCGACCTAATGACGGACGAGTGGCCCGAGAAGTGGCCGGTATACGTCGACGAGTACGAACCGACGATACGGACGGAAGAAGATGCAGACGTCGAACCGTTCACCGCCGAGAACTTCCAAGGTGACATAGATGCAGTACTTGAGCGTCTAAAGACCGATCCTCGCGCGGTCTACCGGGAGAACGACGCGGAGTTCCGTTACGAGCTCACGTTGCGCAACGCCCAGGAGATGTACGACTTGTACCACGACGGGGACTACCCATTCCGACTAATGGTCGCAATTCAGGGCTGGAACGCCGAGTCGTATGCCGATGCTGCCGACACCGTTCTCGATATCGGCTACAACTATCTCGGAATTGGCGGGGTTGCGGGCAGTCCGATTCACGCGGTCCGGAAAATCGTGAAGGGCGTCGGAAAAACCGTCAAAGAGTTCGAGCGCGAACACGATACACGCGTTGACTCACACGTCTTCGGGTTCGCGAAGACGGAGGGCTTCGAAACCGTCGGCCGGTCTGGGATGACCAGTTTCGACAGCGCAAGCATGCTCCGCTCAGCGTGGACTGGCGGCCAGAACTATCGGTTAGACGCGGACGAGCGGTACGACGCAATCCGTGTTCGATACCCCTCCAACCGCGACACCCTCGACGAGGCAATCGAAAAATCGTTGCGAGGGCGGGAAACGCTCGTGGCGCTCCGGGCATACGCCGCGGACGAGGCAATTACAGACGCCCTTCAGGACTGGCGTGAAACAGCAGGGCCCGTACTCTCGGCGACGCGGAAGTATCTTCAGGAACACCGCCACGACGACCGATACGACAAATCCCGACTCCGAGATGTCGAAGCGGCCTTCCGCGACCACTTCGAGTACGCCCGAGAGCTACAAGCCAGCTTTAGTAAGAATCTCCGTGGCAAACTGGTCAAACTACTTCGAAAGGATGACCCCGATTCCCCCGTCCCGTTCGAGGACTACATCGAACTAATACGAACTGCAGAAACAGTGTTCGAGAAGTTCCCACGAACGCCCGATAAAATCCAAGAGCAGGCGGTTTTACGCATCGGGTTAGATGAATTCCCCGACGAGAACGGGGAAGTTGATCCTTACTCCCAAATATTAGGTGACGTGACGGCAGTCCCTGAATTCAGCCTGTTCGACCAGATTTGGACGGTCATCAAGGATTATGCAAAGTGGATCGGGGATGATCAGTTACTTGAAGAGTATCAGAAGACGCTTCGAGAGCGACCGTGGGAGAAGTGTGATTGCCCAATATGCGCCGAGAATGGTGTTGAGGTTTGTATCTTCCGTGGAAATGACCGAAACCGCCGACGTGGATTCCATAATACGCGCCGGTTCTACGATGAGTTCGCAGACGAACTGCCGAAAATCCTCGTGGCAACACAGGGAACGGCATCTCTAATTGGCTACGACACGGTTGAGGACTATCTCCGGAAGGAGCACTCGGACTTCTGGGAGGAAGTCCACGATCTCCCTGTTGCCGAAATCGGTGTTGTGGACGCTGAGGGGATCCGAGAATGGTGGGAAGATACGCCGTCGACCGTTTCGTTCTCACGTATTAGTATGGCCGAAAATCTGGGCCGGGAGACCGAGCGATACCAGGAATTGATTCTCCATGCACCCGACGATGATGTAGACGAGCGTCTTATCGATGCCGTCGAGGAGAGCGACTGTTCCGTTCAGGTCTACGAGGAAGCGGACGCGGTGCGAGAGAGCGCACTTGAGCGGTGTGGTGAGAATTACGTCGCTGGTGAAGATTTCGTTCCGCATCCGCCAGAACTGGAGACCGACGATGGCCTCGACATTTTGATTATCGACCAGTGTTCGGGCTCGAAGAACACGCCAGAGACTGCTCCTGAGTTCGATGCGGAAGAGACGCTCCAATTCTCGAGGACGGAACTGCTGGAACGCGATGACGTGCCAGGAATTGCTGCCCGAGATTTATATACCGGCCGCCAGCAAGAATTCGTGAAGGACGCGGTGCGACGGTTGGAGCGGGAGGACCATGATGTCCGCCGGTACTTCATTAGTGCAGGCTTTGGGTTGGTTGAGGAAACAGAATCCCTGCCTCCATATGAGGTGACGTTCAGTTCGATGAACGTTAGTGAGATCCGTGAGCGGTCCGCCCAGTTACGGATTCGGGAGGACTTAGAGCAGGTGATGGCCGAGTCGGACTACAATGTCGTCTTCTTCACTCTCGGGAAGGACTACTACACGAGTATCGATATTGACGAGATGGTGCAGGATGTCCCGGCTGACCGTATTGGAGTGGTGTTCAATCGGGAACTCGTTGACGAGCAGTTCGATAATATCGTGTCTGTGCCAGCACGGACGGATGACGCAGAGAAACACGGCACTATCGTTGTTGGTCTGAAAGGCCTCTACATGGAGAATTTCGCCCGGCGCATTGACAGTATTAGTCGGTTACAACCGGAGACAATTGAAAAACTGTGCCGCCGTGTCGACAAAGAACCGTCGCAGGTGACACTTGGAAATGATTAA